TTCTCCTCTGTAAAATGCTTTCGATGAGACGCGCTCCCGCCGCTTCGTTCTTTCGCTGGCAAATTGCACGAGCCGTTTCTCCTTTGAGTATACAAAGTTCGGTTTTTTCCAAGGATTTTTGCGGTTTGCCCTCTCTGCGATTTTGCCGATGGCGGTCTTTTACCCAGCGTGCAATTCGATGCTCCGTCGATGGTAGGAATACCACGATTATCGCGATGCATCTTCGCGAAGATTATGGTAACTTGAATCGCGTAGTGATCTTTAATCGATATTCTGAAACGACAATTTTTACAACGTAAAGACTTTCCGAATCTTTCGATTAATAATTGTTGAATCGCGAAAAAATGAATAgttgtttattaatttttttttacgtaATGTTAAGTTTAGCAATGAGTAATATGTAAGGGCAACGTTGCAAATAAATCGTAAGAGATAAATAACCGTGAAAAATGGGAAGAGAACGCCATCTATAGAAAACAGTGTTCGTTGCTGCAATCGTTTACTCATGGTAGCGCAGAGGAGACACACATAACCGATATTCAAAATTTCACGTCGTTCACAatatttcaaatgataattTATAACGTGAAGCACTTACTTTGGACTCTATCGATTGATCTGCGATGCGTGTAGTATTGCCGTTAAAAATGTTAGTAAACATAACAGCAACAGCGTGAGAAAACTGTTATGGTTCATAACCAATAAGAAGGAGAAGAATTTTGCGGGCAGCATTTGAAAGTTTTGTGAAATTTCACTGAAATTTTATGTTACAAAAATAAATCGATGTGTTTATACGAACATGACGgaaacgaaagaaaattttGATCGATCGTGATCTATGTCACAAAGTTTCGGACGATGTTGCATACTGAAATGTGTTTGAAACGACTGAAATTGCTTCGACAAAAATTTTCGTTCGTTGCTTGTTTTTTTCATCGTTACAGTAACCAACAATTACGTATATTTCACGCACGGAACATCGAATACACGTTCGTGTACGCGTGTTGAAACATTATTTAATGGAAATCACAAAGACACCGAGCGGTTGGTGAAAAATTATGTAATGAAGTAAAACGAAATGAAAGTATTTATTTACTGCTTACCTCCGAAATGAAACATGAACGCTTCGATGTAACCGAAATAAAGACTCTGCCCACTATGGTTCATGCACCGCGGTCAACTGCCAACAGGAAACATCTGCTCAATTTCTACTAGCTTTGTCCTCTATTCTCATTCACGGCTAATTTGcgtattgtaataataaatggTTCCTGCCTTCGTATATTATAACAACCTGTGGGACGAATTATCGGTTCtcgttttacattgtttttccAAATACCTTATTAAGTCTAATGTTTTTACTGAAGTATTTTACAGATGTGAGAAATTTAATCGTACAagcatcgaataaattttaccattttttttatcAACACAACGTGGAGATCGACACTTCAGTACTATTTAAAGATTAAGTATAAAATTATTTCACGTCTTGGTCTCTCATTGTTAGACGGAtccattttcaaaaattgcataaTAAACGTTATAACGCGTGTTCCGAAAGACGTACGTATTTATTGCAATTGTATGTAAAATGAGAAACTTTTGAACATACTATCGTGAACTGTTATTAAAGTAATTTCTGATTTGCATTTTGATCATTTATAAAACCTATCAGATGTTACAAGAGAAAACCGTAATTTGCCACTTGTTTGACTGATTTGAAAGCATAGAGAACTTTTACAGAGGCGAAACTCTGGTGGGTTTTCAATGAATTTCCATGCGCATACGTGCAGAAGTAGTGCGCCGTAAACATAGCTCTAGAACATCGGATACTGATAACAAGAGGTTAGGAGCGATATTCAAACACCAGTTTAAAAATTCGTTAGTGTCTATATTAaacaagaaatatttttatttattaaattatgatGTAGTTACTATGAGCTTAGATAGAAAATTTAGTTAACACTTTATCCTTGTTTAGGTTTTCTACAAACTAAAAATTATTCTTTCATgatatttaatactatttatgtattataactcattatatatgtaaatatacaaACTATCCAATCGCATTCTATTCGGTACATCGTATAAAATGCTTGAAACGTTATAACGGAAGTTTCTCTTCTACAAAAACGTTTTTGTACATGCGTACACAATACAGCAAATATGCACGTGCTACACAAGCAGTAGATTTACTTTAACCTAGAAATTATTCGCGTCAAAGTTTCGTAGTTTTGCGAGGTACATACATCGGTAACTAGTGCTTAGACATAAATATCATAAAGTAAATTATTAATTGTAATGACAATGCAGGTTCCTACAAATGTGGATTCCGAACAGATTAAAGCCGTATGTATTTTTACCGTTATCATCGAGTATTACTTATAAAAAGACAGACTCAGATTTTTATGAATGAATAATGCATTTACGAACGTAAAATATGCATGGCAGATCATGAGATGTTAAATCTTGTTAAAAAATAATCAATCAATCGTTAATAATAAAATCTACGAATGACTGAAATTTTTGTACTTCAGTTTCGAGACTTCCTGACGTCCTATAACAAACTATCAGAAATTTGTTTTATCGATTGTATAAATGATTTTACCGGACGGGATATAAAAACGAAGGAAGAAAAGTGCGCCCTCAATTGTATGGAAAAATACTTGAAGATGAACCAAAGAGTGTCCCAACGGTTTCAAGAATTCCAAATGATTGCTAACGAAAATGTATTAGCTGCTAATAAAAAATTGGGCGAAGGTAGATAATTTTGAAGATCGAATATATAAACTGTTCATAAATTAAGTTAAATGGATATATTAGGTTAGCATGTATTGTAATTTGGATATTCCACTACTATATAATTTTGTCTTGGAGATGAAATAAAACTATACAccgaataaaaattaacaaggaaataaattttcatttagaATTCATGATACGATcatttgttatataatatttacatgtattggttcgaataaattttaatattaacactttatgtAACATATATTAAATAGactttataattaaataaaatgataataaatgaTTGAAATAATATGCCGTGAAATGCATGAGTACGTAACTGATGGAATACATGGGATTTAGTATTTTGTtctgttaaatatatttaaaaagaatcTAATACAAACAATGTATCCTGAatgtttgtaatttttttacatGGCTTAGCTACATGCTTCCAATTATATAATCTTCATTTGAAGAAAATATTATGCAGAAAAcatatttgtaaataatttattttagaaaAGAGAACAAGAATTTTCTTTAGTTTAACTTGATTTTGAATGCCCGTAATCGTGAAatttttgtttcccatgaatttctACATCCATACTATTCGAATCCCATTCCACGTGTGATAATTTTGGTAAAGTTTGTACCGAATCTAAATTTGATGTAGGGCTTATTACTTGTGAGCCGAAGCTTGTACTACAAATTTGATATTCCTGATTGTGACTGGGTTCTTGATTTGGTGTATTTGGTGGAGTTCTTCTCAATCTTTTATATTCCGAAAATCGTTTTAATGGAACTTGATCTATGCAAATGGCTTGCGTGGTATGTCGAGTTTTGTACAAAATTGGACATCCTAAATCGCCTTTTAAACTTAGACTGTATAAATTTGCCAGTCTGCGAAGTTTTTCTCGCTCCGGTTGCCGCATAGGATGTAACTTCAGTTCGCTTTGAGTAGGATCTTGTAAAAATCTGGACACTTTTTCGTTGGCCGATGTGATAATCGAATATCCAGGCTTGTTATCAACGTGACGACGACCAGCACGGATCTCTCTCCCGCTAAGACCCTCTCGAATTTTCTGAATTCTTTGCCTATAACTTTTTCTTCCTTTATCTGTTACGTGTTCAAAATTTCCATGTAACAACATTTGAAAAGCTGCATCCGTTGTAACTTTGTCTTCACTAGCGCTCTCACCATCATCCCACCAACTAGATTCTCCAATCCAGTCTGACTGCTCATCATCACCTAAAGTCAAAGGAGTTAACTATAGTTTAAAAACATCGTCTAAAGCTAGGTAAATAAATACCTTCACGATCTTCATCATTTGTAATTAACCCAGCCTCTGAATCGCTAGATGAAATGCTTGAACTTGATATCCTAGAGCAATCTATAGTATCTTCCGTTTGCATTTTAATACGATTTCTTGATTTTGAAGTTCGGTTCGGTTTTAATGATCTCATCTCGCAATCTGTAGAACGTTCCCTGCATGATCTTTTACGTTTCCCACACCTAAAAGAAAAACTTTCCTCAACATACAAAATGTTGTTCCTTTGTTTATCATTTAATATACGTGATATACATTACCATATTGTTCCGTATCTATTTTTACAATCCCCTCTTAGGATTCTCTTTTTATCTCCAAGCGTGGTTGACATAATTGCAACTGTTTGAGATGTTGATGGATTACAATCTGAATCTATAGCCATTCtcttaaattttcttttacgtCTTGGATTACCTCTTGGTACAAAATTTTCATTAACAGAATCGCTTTCGATGTTGCTAACATTGTTCAAATTTGAAAAACGTGCGAATCGTTTTGTTTGATTTGTATCATCGCTGTCCGACTGATATTTGGATGCTGTGGTACTTTTTGGTATATGGATGTCACAAATGGAAGATGAACTGTCATCTGAGTGTTTGTTCATGTTCAGCGATGCTGAAATGAAAACTAATTGCTTAAAGATTATCTTAAAAAAAAGTTTCTCATTATTTGTCACGTTTCAAAAATTACTTTTCAAAGATATAGATAAAGTTTGACTTCTTTGTGTAATGATATATGGTTTCTATAAACACAATCTTGATAACAATCCCATGTGTATCTTCTAGAAGTAGACTGGAACTGATTTCATACAAGTGTGATTAGCACAGAGATGTTTGGCTTCAATAACAATCTTTATTGAACATATGTTTATATAAAGTCAACATAAATAGATAACTTCTTCAAACGAAATTAATATTTCTCCCTCAAAAACTTACGAATATTTCCTGTGGAACGAGCCCTTCTTCTAATACCCCAACGGCGTCTGCCATTTACACCATTGCTACTTTCTTCTAATGccaaagttaaatcatgcacaaGGGCCTCCATTTTTACTCTTAAGTCTGCTGGTACAGCTTTCAGAACACGCTCCATTTGAAGGATGCGCTTGGACCTGTGTATTACATAGAACAATTGAGattcatatatatattcatatttacaatATCAATGAAGTTACATGAAAGTTAATAATATCAGAACTTTATCatgtaataaattttaaatattgaatcattttaatattttcttaaaaaaaaaatgttatacacgtatcaaaattattatgttaacattattgttataaacatatttcgaaaataataaaatattatatcaataattaGTGTCACATCAGTTATAGAAAAACAGAATCAATAATTTGTTTTCGGTATGATGCGTATATTCTGTAAAGTAATCAAAATACTTTATAACgttccgtttttttttttaatggagcTAGTATGGTTTATCTGATGTGTATCTTATTTATCATGGTACAATTGATAACGAGTTTTAATACACAACCGACGACAAAGGAAGATTTTACAATAGAGAATGATTGTTACTTAAGAGCAAATACTAATTATCGGAACACCGTCCTTATAAAGTCGTGAATACATACATGGTATTTCAAATTAAGTGACAAGATAGACACGAAGATTTGCTCTGCACTTGCCTGTATACAGAATCGTGTGAGATGTAAATTCTTTTTAACTGGATGTCattataaattaatactttCTCTGTTTAGCAATTCCAACAGTAATGAAACGGAACTGTCAATTCTAAACTATTTTCACTGTGTGTCACCGGACCTATTCTGCTTCTTTACCTTGGTTTAGTGTGCGAGATCGAAGTTGCAGAAGTATAGCATGTGTGTACACACGGTTGTTCTCACAGCAGCACATTTGGCCATGGCTCACCTACACATACGTACATAATAATCCACCGTAGATAAGTTCCCAAAATTGAGCACCTCTGCTATTGTGTACTGTAAAGGCAGCGTTTACACAGAAACAGAAATTCGAAAGTACATAACATCGCGAAGCAATAATGTACTTTCTGTGTAAATTCTATTAAATTAATCAAAATTGTTAAACACTGCATATAAGTCTTTCACTCGTgtgatattaattattattaaaaatctgCAGCGTCGTCTATTTTATGTACtacatatatgttatatattaacattagAAAATTATTAACTGTTTTATTACGATATTTATAAGTTGTTTTACATATTaatggaataaataataatatcatttgtgaatcttgttaattatttcaacGCGTTACATGCGATACGCCATTTTGATGGAGATGAGCCTTTAACATATTTTTTCGGCCATTTCCGGTTGCGTGTTTTACAGACGCTTCGTGTCTCTCCAGAGTTGTTGTCGTTTTTAAGTTGGAGGCTATATCCGAATCACATTTATGGGgagataaataatttttactgtTCTACAGTTCCTTTATTAATCTCAAGATACGCGCGTGATGCGGTAGTGCGGTAGTAATGACAGGCAATCCAAAAACCTATCCTATCGAGAGAAAACCTGGCGGTTGTGTAAATAGCGCGTAGTGGTGACTGCGCGTGTGTTATGCGCATTCGCGGACAGATGAGCGCGGGATCGTGGTACTCAGACGCAAGGGGACTGTAGCACGGGTGCTTATGCGAAGATACGTTGAATGGAGTTTAGGCGAAGTGTCGGGTAACGTAAGATTAACGTTCTTCACGCGGCATTCGTCGAAGCACGTAGAATAAGGGTTCGTACCCGAAGGGGCCTCACGATGGACGGGGCCAACGTGAATGGCGGGAACGCCGACGAGGCGCGCGAGACTCCTAACCTAGAAATGACTGAAATACCGGAGTTACCAGAGATGCAAATAAAAGTGGAAGTAACTGGTAAAATGGAATGTCAGGAGGTGAACGGTGATATTAAGGCTTCACCAAAGACGAGTCCGATACTAGTCGCTAGAAGAAAATTACGGAAATTTAAGGCCAATTCGACTAGTACTCCAGAAAGCGATACAAGTACAAAAGGACGCAAGCGGAAACTTTCGGAACCTGATAATGTTAGCTCTGAGGAGTCTATGGAATTCAATGGATTCGATACGCAGGGAGATAACGAAATGGAACCAGGAAGTCATGTTCTGAGAAAACTGATCGGTATTGGCTATTGTTGTTATACCATGTTCTATGCGTAGATTCATCATCAAGCATTATGTTAATCCTAATATATTCTTTAAGCttgtttacatttttttataaagAATGAATTTATATATGTTCATATATCCTGATTATGAACTAATTGCTTTTTTAGTTTATGTTAACTAAATAATTCTTGAGGTAGAAAAATCAATTTTGTTAGATAAACAATATCAATAAGAATATATCTATTTTGAGAATTCAATAGTTACTATTTTTAAACATGTGTTCAGTTATAtgcaatttaaatattttaataataataataatatgaaatgtTACACGTTCATGTAACTTATTACAGCTGAAGCTGAGGTAGCAGAAGCACAATTGGCAAAACGGTTTAAATATAGTATACGGAAAAATTTTGATGGAAGAAACGATGAAGATTCAGATGACAATAGGATGCATAGTTACGATTTGGAGCATACATTAGATATAGATAAAATAAAGAAGGAAAAAGAGTCTGATAAATCTGAAACAGATTCGATCGGTTTACCAAATACTATGGAATCTGAAACAGATTTACAAAGAACTGAAGAAACTTCAACAAAGTCAACAAATTCATCGGCTACCAGTAGTCCAGCAGCATCGCAGAGATCTAAAGGTCGCCTAACTCGTGGTGTCAGTCCAGGAAGTACATCAAAACAAAAAGTAGCTATTGATATGACAAATCCTGCATTCAAAGAACCTTTTAAATATGGTTGGAAGCGAGAGTTAGTATTTAGAGCAAGTACTGATTCAACCCTCAAAAGAATggctgatatatattattatacaccaAAGGGAAAGAAAGTGAGAAGTTTTAGAGAAGTCGCAGAATTTCGTAAGTATGATTTACGATGGATACATTATCGATAACGTGATCTAAGAACAATTATAACAATCTcactcttgttttttttttacagttAACACGAAAGAGTTGACTGTTGATAATTTTACGTTCTTCAAAGAACCAATCGGTATTGATGATCCtgagaaagaaattattcgtgaTGCGAAGAGAATGAGagtatgtaattttatttattgtttataaaaatatttgggATGGCCGTGAGATTCGCCCATGTTGGGAACTACAGTTCCCAACTGTCCTGTTAACATATCTTGATACTAATTGGTACCTTATCATAGGGATCTGTAGGATCAACTCCAGCCAGGAAAAGCTTTATACATAAGAAAAGTACACCTGGCAGAAGAGCTGCAGAACCACCACCTGCGTCTCCTGTATCTGTGCCTACAAAATCTGTTAAGTCACCAAAAACTCCAACTACTGGATTTAAAGTCAAAGTGCCTGGGAAAAGAACTCCTCAAATAAGTATGCATCTATATTATcatgaaattatattttttttattatcttcTTCCTTTCTCATTTTACTCAATCGTAAACTTACAAATGAGTAACCCTATCGGACCTCGCAACTCATATAGAGTAGTTCATTTATAGTTACTGTTACAAATaatgtagtatagtatagttattGTTATAAATTACTGTTTAAAATATCATTTCGAACGTTATTAATTTTTgatatattaaatatcacttttgTAAGAATTACGTTTCATATATGCATAGCAGAAATAAAATCACCCGAAGAAAGTGAGATGCTTCCTCCTCAAAGAACCACAAGCACAAGAAGAAGTCAGCCAATAGTAGAAAAACCTCTACCTCCAAAGCCTAAAAGACAACTAACGTGAGTATCTAACTTCTTCACTTTCtaaaatttctattatataGAATAATTGCGATTAATTTGCAATTTTCGAGGGTATCCAGAATGCTTAGTAGTTAAACATGATTAATGGCTAATAGTTACTATTAATAGTTAATAATCATGTTTAATATGCTTTAAAAAGGTCCAATGAAGGATTTACAGCATGTGCAATCACTATATGTATTTAACTCTTTAAAATTCGTAAGTGTCATAATCTCAAAATATATTCAGTAAAAGAAAATGTTTCAAAAAGGAAAATTACTTTGTGCAattctaaattattattactatcatttTGTAGTAGTTGTACTAGcacagaaatattttattttgctattaaatattattttctatgttTATCTATACAGtcattcttttaataatttcatgcATAAATTGTGCTTCAGTAGACATATAAGCAATTGGATTTCGCATTgtataaaagaaaaattcaagtaaATTTTACTTTATGAATTATTCAGATGCATGGTGTATAATGAGTATACATAATCATAGAGTTAGAGATTTTATTCTGAAGCAGTTCAAACATTTCCTTCTATATTTTTCATAACTGTATCCTTCTTTATCCTTTAAAATCCTTAAATCCCTAATTTAAATTTTGTGTTTTTCATTCCTAAATCCTTGTCCCCAATCAACGCACATCTTACAGGCCGAAAGTTCAAGAACCGTGCAGTATAAGATGTTCAACGAGTATGGGGTTAATACCAAGCTTACAATGTAGCGTGTGTCTCTGTTTATATCATCCTGAATGTGTTGATGGTTTGGAATTTGCGGGAAGTGACGATTACGTTTGCAAGGTATGTTTCATTTAGaactataataaaatatatttacgattgttttttcgaaaattctttCCAACTTATAgctataatatttaaaatatttttcataatgatgcaattaaaaatataattttaaatgtaATTTGTTATAGTAGACTCCCGTATGACACGATTTTCCATAACGCGAGTCTACTGTAATTGTTATTAACTAGtcatatttgaataaaattaaatataaaacaaGTAGTAATAAATGTACTTTGGATTACAGTGTAAAAGTTTTTAATATGTTCATTTTGTTGTAGAACTGTCAGCAGGACACTAGTGAATCTCAACAATCTCAAACAAATGCGTCCATGACGCCTCCTCCGCTAATACCTATTAGTATGCTAGGCACGCAAAGTGCAAAAACAAAACATCAGGCAAACTCAAGTCCGCCAAAATTACAAAGAATTCCAAAATCTGATAGTACAGAATCACAGTCTCGGAATGCTATTAAAGTTACAAAAACACCACCATCAACATCGTACTCCCCTTCGAATTCAGAGAAAAAAGAGACCAGTTGGTATTCTCAGACCGAAAATGAGTTTTTGCAAAGTCATGATGGAATTGTACCAAAACCAGCTCAAAATATTGCACTGATGGGTGGTAAAAAATATATTGTTGTGCCAAAAAATAACGCTATGGCTGTTCAGCCAGCTATAACAGTGAAACCTGATAAAATTGGCGATAAGCCTCCAATACTTCAGGATGGTTCATTTACTGATATTTCGAACACTGCTGAAAATTCGTTAATCTCCAGGTCACATGGTCTTTTGTCGGCAAATTCTTTAGGGAAAGATGTCGATAAGCCAGTTGATAGAAATTTATCGAACAATATTACGCCTACAGAAATTACTGCATGTTCTATAGAAGAACAGAGAGAAGAAACGTGCAATAACAGTAATAAAGTATTTACGTTAACTGAAAGTAGATCAGAAAACGACAGAACCAATCCGAAGAAAGATCTTAGAGAGAAAACCGAGAGATCGGTTGCAAGTAATAAATCACCTGACAGAACGGCGTtagtaaataatacaaatactAGTACAAATAACGATAAAGTTGATTCACGTCAATCGGTCACAAGTAGTTTGGGTACTATTAAAATAAGTAGCAAGTAAGTGTTTGTTTCTCAAACACACCAACATATTTCTTTTACTTccttattttatacattttctcCAGATAAATTAAGGCAACTCTCTTTTGAGGTTTTGGCAGTTGCTTTGTACATATTGTATTTACAAGATATGTGTGCTGTTTATATGATAATTAGTTGATTATCATCAGTGTGTATTTCATTGCTTGTCTTCTTTTTAATATTCTTTTCTAATTATGTCAGAACCTTCTGGCATAGCctcattaaattattattgagaAAATTTCTGCAAAATTATGCGAATGCCATTGTAAATGCAATATATACTGACGTttattatatttgaaaatataaaagttcGAGGTGGAAAATGAATTTGATTTTATCTTGTGATCGAAGCACACTGCCTTAGCTTCTTAGAAATGCGGCCAAATTTTTGAGACgtgtgaaaaaaaatgaacaaaacaatCACATATCGTTGGTTCTTGCAGGTATTGTGTAATTGTAGTATCAATGTAAAAGCCTGTATTTGATAGACTCGCTCCTTTTTCTTTAGAATCAGAAGAAAAATATTGGCTAAATTTGTTAACATGTCATTTACAATTCGTACTACAATTACTGATACAGCTACTGATAAGTGCTTCAGTGGAAAaaatctaattcatttttactttttatatttacagaTATAAAGACATGTGCGAGCTGAAACACAAAAAAACTCTTAGTGCGTTTTCCCACAAATATCCTACACTCCTTGTTCCTAATTATTTATACCTTCTGTttatgtttgttttttgtttctATACCTTaaatctgttttttttttaatgtcgaGTTTCTCAATGTTTAAAACTTGTTTTCAGAGGCTTTTACCTGTATTACTTATTCGATACAGTATAAGATCGTCGGCATCATTGTTGTAAATCATTGGTCCTTTAAAAGCCTCTTTAAAAAATTCATGTTCTCACCTTAATGTTAAGGGAAATAACGAAAAAAGTTCGGATTGTAATGTACAATTACTCttttattttagaaataaacCAATTTTACAAATGCGATGAATGATACCCTTAGTACATAGATTTTaggcaatttttgaaaaaagaaaaaggattttaattgtaatttcaTCTCAATACTTGCAGAAGGAAGCAAACTCAACCGGAaacagaacagcaacaacatttTATGGATTCAGTCTGTGCTGGATATCATGCCTTGTTACGTATATTCCAATACCTTAAAGTTCAAGAATTACTTCGGGCGGCTAGGGTTTGCAAAATGTGGAGGGATTTGGCTGCACATCCTTCTTTGTGGAAAACTGTTCGAATGAAAAATAGTCAGGTTACGGACTGGGATGGTTTGGCTGATACGTTACAAAGGCGTGGAACTCAACATCTAGATCTTCGAAAAATGCTTGTGGCGGGTGAATCCGATAGCATTTGGAAAAAGTTCTTGGTAGTTATACCACGTGTGACTAGTCTTGTCAAGCTAGAGTTGTGCAGATGTCCTGTAATAGTAGTTGAAGAAGTTATAAGCAGTTGTCCTCAGCTGGAGGTATTAAGTGCAATGTCAATAAAATGCGATACCTTAAACCTGGAATCGGTTGGAAACCTGAAACGCTGTCAAGAATTGAGGTTGAAAGCAATAAGCGGAATGTCCCTGCAGGAAGATCTCACGCCTTTACAAGAATTAACGCATTTATCGCAACTTGTAAGTAGCAGTTGATACATTGTCAGTTTTCTTTTATTTACCAGTTGTCGTATCGTGTCTCTTTAATCCTTAAAATTCACATATAATTGCAGAGTTTAACATCGGTTAAGGAACTTGGAAAAAAGAGAATCGACATTATACAAAACTTACAAAATTTGGAGACACTGGAATTAGGCGAATGTTCCGATTTTCCAGATAAATTTGGTACTACTGTTTTGATAAAACTACAGAAATTAGAGCGTTTAAGGCTTGAAAAGGGACAAGGCTCGTGCTGCACCTTCGATATTTTGGAAGGTGTGTCGAAACTACAAAATTTAAGCCAAATGGAGTTGGTCAATTTCGACGTAAAAAATGGCTTCGATAAATGTCTTGcaaattgtaaaaatattaaGAGGCTATTAATCATACCAACTT
The window above is part of the Megalopta genalis isolate 19385.01 chromosome 2, iyMegGena1_principal, whole genome shotgun sequence genome. Proteins encoded here:
- the Tim9a gene encoding translocase of inner membrane 9, with protein sequence MTMQVPTNVDSEQIKAFRDFLTSYNKLSEICFIDCINDFTGRDIKTKEEKCALNCMEKYLKMNQRVSQRFQEFQMIANENVLAANKKLGEGR
- the LOC117223516 gene encoding uncharacterized protein LOC117223516 isoform X3, yielding MSKRILQMERVLKAVPADLRVKMEALVHDLTLALEESSNGVNGRRRWGIRRRARSTGNIPSLNMNKHSDDSSSSICDIHIPKSTTASKYQSDSDDTNQTKRFARFSNLNNVSNIESDSVNENFVPRVAIMSTTLGDKKRILRGDCKNRYGTIWCGKRKRSCRERSTDCEMRSLKPNRTSKSRNRIKMQTEDTIDCSRISSSSISSSDSEAGLITNDEDREGDDEQSDWIGESSWWDDGESASEDKVTTDAAFQMLLHGNFEHVTDKGRKSYRQRIQKIREGLSGREIRAGRRHVDNKPGYSIITSANEKVSRFLQDPTQSELKLHPMRQPEREKLRRLANLYSLSLKGDLGCPILYKTRHTTQAICIDQVPLKRFSEYKRLRRTPPNTPNQEPSHNQEYQICSTSFGSQVISPTSNLDSVQTLPKLSHVEWDSNSMDVEIHGKQKFHDYGHSKSS
- the LOC117223516 gene encoding G patch domain-containing protein 2 isoform X1; translation: MSKRILQMERVLKAVPADLRVKMEALVHDLTLALEESSNGVNGRRRWGIRRRARSTGNIPSLNMNKHSDDSSSSICDIHIPKSTTASKYQSDSDDTNQTKRFARFSNLNNVSNIESDSVNENFVPRGNPRRKRKFKRMAIDSDCNPSTSQTVAIMSTTLGDKKRILRGDCKNRYGTIWCGKRKRSCRERSTDCEMRSLKPNRTSKSRNRIKMQTEDTIDCSRISSSSISSSDSEAGLITNDEDREGDDEQSDWIGESSWWDDGESASEDKVTTDAAFQMLLHGNFEHVTDKGRKSYRQRIQKIREGLSGREIRAGRRHVDNKPGYSIITSANEKVSRFLQDPTQSELKLHPMRQPEREKLRRLANLYSLSLKGDLGCPILYKTRHTTQAICIDQVPLKRFSEYKRLRRTPPNTPNQEPSHNQEYQICSTSFGSQVISPTSNLDSVQTLPKLSHVEWDSNSMDVEIHGKQKFHDYGHSKSS
- the LOC117223516 gene encoding G patch domain-containing protein 2-like isoform X4, yielding MNKHSDDSSSSICDIHIPKSTTASKYQSDSDDTNQTKRFARFSNLNNVSNIESDSVNENFVPRGNPRRKRKFKRMAIDSDCNPSTSQTVAIMSTTLGDKKRILRGDCKNRYGTIWCGKRKRSCRERSTDCEMRSLKPNRTSKSRNRIKMQTEDTIDCSRISSSSISSSDSEAGLITNDEDREGDDEQSDWIGESSWWDDGESASEDKVTTDAAFQMLLHGNFEHVTDKGRKSYRQRIQKIREGLSGREIRAGRRHVDNKPGYSIITSANEKVSRFLQDPTQSELKLHPMRQPEREKLRRLANLYSLSLKGDLGCPILYKTRHTTQAICIDQVPLKRFSEYKRLRRTPPNTPNQEPSHNQEYQICSTSFGSQVISPTSNLDSVQTLPKLSHVEWDSNSMDVEIHGKQKFHDYGHSKSS
- the LOC117223516 gene encoding G patch domain-containing protein 2 isoform X2; the protein is MERVLKAVPADLRVKMEALVHDLTLALEESSNGVNGRRRWGIRRRARSTGNIPSLNMNKHSDDSSSSICDIHIPKSTTASKYQSDSDDTNQTKRFARFSNLNNVSNIESDSVNENFVPRGNPRRKRKFKRMAIDSDCNPSTSQTVAIMSTTLGDKKRILRGDCKNRYGTIWCGKRKRSCRERSTDCEMRSLKPNRTSKSRNRIKMQTEDTIDCSRISSSSISSSDSEAGLITNDEDREGDDEQSDWIGESSWWDDGESASEDKVTTDAAFQMLLHGNFEHVTDKGRKSYRQRIQKIREGLSGREIRAGRRHVDNKPGYSIITSANEKVSRFLQDPTQSELKLHPMRQPEREKLRRLANLYSLSLKGDLGCPILYKTRHTTQAICIDQVPLKRFSEYKRLRRTPPNTPNQEPSHNQEYQICSTSFGSQVISPTSNLDSVQTLPKLSHVEWDSNSMDVEIHGKQKFHDYGHSKSS